The following proteins come from a genomic window of Candidatus Poribacteria bacterium:
- a CDS encoding DUF3352 domain-containing protein, with protein sequence MMKRCLSLPLIVLALLTTFIFVGCGAKETPPTPAIAEAPPVQESEESHEERETVEQKSEEAQGELHAAEEEMEHEPEPEEVMPTIEIPSSSVLHLIPQQTFGIIYCPSLAELDDRVNMLAMDLMPTAENPEIIAKILADRFGAGFESLAELQEIGLDLNQDFAMFMTSSNPSDLSATVHLTDSAAMKQVIEAESEGSAATEYNGVSYWNAAGGGGSFAIIDDILVFTRSPEVCESVIDTYKGTKPSIITHPAYSPFLHSVSEGKAQLAVHFGFESIAPALNTSIEEQSELIRDGLESDPAAMAAAPFFEGIFASMIDTLMQVESLSATLVVEGTDVQLAPFLKFKSDSKIQNMLKEMTPNELTRLGELPNRAFMNGAFQGKPELMVQMSMFWLKVFSQDSDPEQAKILESLIKQSEDFYEALAEEWSFSANFRGSFLPDYLIVYGLKDEQKAKTYMEEELLKQLQTSMEFAQKMIGDVPSLGMYEGAHQGESTMHNGVEIKSYIFPNFGAALGEMPPEAAGLMPDEWHWYYAFANDQLLMAIGSKELITMSLDNNAGGDTGPRFSGEPSYEKLVATLGLENNLFLAISPMTMVKDLLPIIAEMSDPNTAAGMQMLSGMFMNLPENYSIGFSAKVQDGGIGTKLLLTLGDFKQLIHTFAMMQSMGQMQ encoded by the coding sequence ATGATGAAGAGATGTTTGTCTTTACCCCTTATTGTGTTAGCACTACTGACGACGTTTATATTCGTTGGTTGCGGTGCGAAAGAGACACCCCCGACACCAGCTATCGCTGAAGCACCACCCGTACAAGAATCAGAGGAGAGCCACGAAGAACGGGAAACTGTAGAACAGAAATCAGAAGAAGCACAGGGAGAATTACACGCGGCTGAAGAGGAAATGGAGCATGAGCCTGAACCTGAAGAGGTGATGCCAACGATAGAAATTCCGAGCAGCAGTGTTTTGCATCTGATACCCCAACAAACATTTGGAATTATTTATTGTCCGAGTTTAGCTGAACTGGACGATCGGGTTAATATGTTAGCAATGGACTTGATGCCGACCGCTGAAAATCCAGAAATAATTGCCAAAATCTTGGCAGATAGATTCGGGGCTGGCTTTGAGAGCCTTGCTGAGTTACAGGAAATTGGGCTGGACCTGAATCAAGATTTTGCAATGTTCATGACATCCTCGAACCCGTCTGACCTGTCCGCAACCGTACATCTAACAGATTCTGCAGCCATGAAACAGGTAATTGAGGCGGAAAGCGAAGGGAGTGCCGCCACGGAATACAACGGTGTCAGCTATTGGAACGCGGCTGGCGGCGGCGGAAGCTTTGCTATCATAGATGACATTCTCGTTTTCACTCGGTCGCCTGAGGTCTGTGAAAGTGTCATTGATACCTACAAAGGGACAAAACCGTCTATCATAACCCATCCAGCTTACAGTCCGTTTCTCCATAGCGTTTCAGAAGGGAAAGCACAACTCGCGGTGCACTTTGGTTTTGAGTCAATTGCACCTGCTCTGAATACTTCGATTGAAGAGCAGTCGGAATTAATAAGGGACGGTCTTGAAAGCGATCCCGCCGCTATGGCGGCAGCACCTTTCTTTGAAGGTATATTTGCCTCAATGATAGACACGCTTATGCAGGTGGAATCTCTAAGCGCGACGCTCGTAGTGGAGGGCACCGATGTACAACTCGCACCTTTCCTGAAATTCAAAAGCGACAGTAAAATTCAGAACATGTTAAAAGAGATGACCCCTAATGAATTAACACGCCTCGGCGAGCTCCCAAATCGGGCGTTTATGAACGGTGCTTTTCAAGGTAAACCCGAATTGATGGTTCAGATGAGTATGTTCTGGCTAAAGGTGTTTTCACAAGACTCTGACCCAGAACAGGCTAAGATACTTGAGTCGCTTATTAAACAGTCAGAGGACTTTTATGAGGCTCTCGCTGAGGAATGGAGTTTTTCCGCTAATTTTAGAGGTAGTTTCCTCCCTGACTATTTAATCGTCTATGGACTCAAAGATGAACAGAAGGCGAAGACCTACATGGAAGAGGAATTACTTAAACAACTCCAAACCTCAATGGAATTCGCTCAAAAGATGATAGGAGATGTTCCCAGTCTCGGCATGTACGAAGGCGCGCATCAAGGAGAATCCACGATGCACAACGGCGTTGAGATCAAAAGTTACATCTTCCCTAATTTCGGTGCTGCCCTTGGAGAGATGCCACCCGAAGCTGCTGGATTGATGCCCGACGAATGGCACTGGTACTATGCCTTTGCCAATGATCAATTACTGATGGCTATCGGAAGCAAGGAGTTAATAACGATGAGTCTGGATAACAACGCAGGGGGTGATACCGGACCTCGTTTCTCTGGAGAGCCAAGTTATGAAAAACTCGTCGCGACCTTGGGATTGGAAAATAATCTATTTTTAGCAATTTCACCAATGACCATGGTTAAAGACCTCTTACCAATTATCGCGGAGATGTCAGATCCGAATACTGCTGCAGGAATGCAGATGTTGTCCGGAATGTTTATGAATCTACCGGAGAACTACAGCATCGGTTTTTCTGCCAAGGTGCAGGATGGCGGAATTGGTACGAAGCTGCTACTCACTCTCGGCGATTTCAAGCAGCTTATCCATACCTTTGCGATGATGCAAAGTATGGGACAGATGCAATAA
- a CDS encoding DUF711 family protein → MKIRTITTGIPLPFSPYQLQRAAKFNTACRTCFEGNGYEVQTTRVSCQIWDEARDIDTILTLESDAQALGIEFLNLGTILPEKRYTETHLACVADVIVQSEMLYATVTLTTQSERIALDITENTADIIRQIAHRTDAGYGNLRFAALMNCQPNTPFFPAAYWHDTRTNFSIGWQAIDLVQDAFTDAPNLEVGLQNLKTVMEAEGQKIVALAQTLAQEWGIKFVGIDASLAPMGDESIAYAMEQQLPGYFGERGTLTVAAGLTHTLQSLELPLCGYSGLMLPVLEDVGLGERSEAGYFNLDSLLLYSTVCGTGLDTIPIPGDASTSQIAAILTDVATLSIQLNKPLSVRLFPVPGCNADCMTEFDSPYLTNTTVMQI, encoded by the coding sequence ATGAAGATACGAACGATCACGACAGGTATTCCACTCCCTTTTTCCCCTTACCAACTTCAACGTGCGGCAAAATTTAACACCGCCTGTCGAACCTGCTTTGAAGGGAACGGTTACGAAGTCCAAACGACACGTGTCAGCTGCCAAATCTGGGATGAGGCACGGGATATAGATACAATCCTTACATTGGAGTCCGATGCACAAGCATTGGGAATTGAATTCCTAAACTTAGGGACAATCCTACCGGAAAAGCGATACACAGAAACGCATCTCGCTTGTGTTGCCGATGTGATTGTCCAAAGTGAGATGCTCTACGCCACCGTCACCCTTACGACCCAATCTGAACGTATAGCATTGGATATCACTGAAAATACTGCAGACATCATCCGACAGATCGCACATCGTACCGATGCTGGCTATGGAAACCTCCGCTTTGCAGCATTGATGAACTGCCAGCCAAATACGCCCTTCTTCCCAGCGGCGTACTGGCACGACACTCGGACTAACTTCAGTATCGGATGGCAGGCTATAGACCTTGTGCAAGACGCTTTCACGGATGCCCCGAATTTAGAAGTCGGCTTGCAGAACCTGAAAACCGTCATGGAAGCGGAAGGACAAAAGATTGTCGCACTCGCACAAACGTTGGCGCAGGAATGGGGCATAAAGTTTGTTGGTATAGACGCATCGCTGGCACCGATGGGCGATGAAAGCATCGCTTACGCCATGGAACAACAACTCCCCGGTTATTTTGGCGAGCGCGGCACATTGACAGTCGCTGCTGGTCTCACTCACACACTCCAATCCCTCGAACTGCCGCTCTGTGGATATTCAGGATTAATGCTCCCTGTCCTTGAAGATGTAGGTTTAGGAGAGCGAAGTGAAGCGGGTTATTTTAATCTTGACAGCCTCCTTCTCTATTCCACTGTCTGTGGGACGGGGTTGGATACAATTCCGATACCCGGCGATGCTTCCACATCTCAGATTGCCGCTATTCTGACGGATGTCGCCACACTCTCCATACAGTTGAACAAGCCGCTATCGGTACGCCTTTTTCCAGTTCCCGGGTGCAACGCAGACTGCATGACAGAATTTGATTCCCCCTATCTAACAAATACCACAGTGATGCAGATATAA
- a CDS encoding aldose 1-epimerase family protein, whose amino-acid sequence MNLYGTTYDRMQLLRHVGDVSQIAHAKTYQLTDGNEKGVDAIDFRTGSGLNFTVLPSRGLDISYAEYQGVPLCWRSSTGDVNPAHYEPEGLGWLRGFYGGLLTTCGMRQVGVPNKDDDEALGLHGRVSYTPAKNVWVDSRWEGQRYMLWAQGRVKETAALGENLSRTRRIWTELGSRTLHVEDIVENLGYHDSPHMYLFHINVGFPILTQDSELLAPSSQVTPRDEHAAASLNNYNLCDPPTVDFQEQVYYHEMEPDVDNHIHVALVNRSFNKGQGIGVSVRYHKTQFPRFVQWKMCGEGTYVLGLEPSNCGVEGRAKERERGTLQHIEPGGRRHYEVEIGVLASNEEIDALQEKITQTQN is encoded by the coding sequence ATGAACCTATATGGAACAACGTATGACAGAATGCAACTGCTTCGTCACGTTGGAGATGTGTCACAAATTGCCCATGCCAAAACGTACCAGCTGACAGATGGCAACGAAAAGGGTGTTGACGCAATCGACTTCCGAACAGGTAGCGGTCTTAACTTCACTGTACTGCCGAGTCGAGGGTTAGATATCTCTTATGCGGAGTATCAGGGTGTTCCCCTCTGTTGGCGTTCAAGTACGGGTGATGTCAATCCCGCGCATTATGAACCCGAAGGACTCGGCTGGCTACGGGGTTTTTACGGTGGCTTGCTGACGACCTGTGGGATGCGGCAAGTCGGCGTGCCGAATAAAGATGACGATGAGGCATTAGGGCTTCACGGTAGAGTCTCATATACCCCGGCAAAAAATGTTTGGGTCGACAGCCGGTGGGAAGGACAACGCTACATGCTATGGGCACAAGGCAGGGTTAAAGAGACCGCCGCTCTGGGCGAAAACCTCTCTCGCACCCGTAGGATTTGGACCGAGTTAGGTTCGCGTACGTTGCATGTTGAGGATATTGTCGAGAACTTGGGATACCACGATTCACCACACATGTACCTTTTCCATATTAATGTTGGATTTCCAATCCTTACGCAGGACAGCGAACTGCTTGCCCCCTCCTCACAGGTCACACCACGCGACGAACATGCTGCCGCAAGTTTGAACAATTATAATCTCTGCGACCCGCCAACTGTTGATTTCCAAGAGCAGGTTTACTACCATGAAATGGAACCAGATGTTGATAATCACATCCACGTCGCGCTTGTAAACCGAAGTTTTAACAAAGGGCAAGGCATCGGCGTATCGGTACGCTACCACAAGACGCAATTCCCACGTTTTGTCCAGTGGAAAATGTGTGGTGAAGGCACCTATGTCCTCGGCTTAGAACCATCAAACTGTGGCGTAGAGGGTAGGGCAAAAGAACGTGAACGGGGTACCCTACAGCATATTGAACCCGGTGGACGCAGACACTATGAAGTTGAAATCGGCGTGTTAGCCTCTAACGAGGAGATTGATGCGCTTCAGGAAAAAATTACACAAACCCAAAATTGA
- a CDS encoding BCCT family transporter translates to MHEEGQQPQYMQEREYKKLFGLEIYLTPVFVISSIAIIVFIIGSLIFQEGATKLFGDLRVWLTTNLDWLFMITANLVFLFCLVVAFSPLGKVRLGGADAKPEYSYLTWLAMLFAAGVGIGLLFFGVSEPVTYFQGGSYSPLGTETVYDPKTVYTAENVPDAEDPKVQTAASLGIATTVFHWGLQGWAIYGVVGLALAFFAYNRGLPLLIRSAFYPIFGDRIWGWPGHIIDILAIFAGIFGLATSLGLGVQQVTSGLDYLFGIPANSLTMVVLIVIITAIALVSVMTGINVGIKRLSQFNIILAFVLLAAVILLGPTLYILRTLFSGLGTYIMKIVPLSNWIGREDTAFFYDWTTFYWAWWIAWAPFIGTFIARISKGRTVREFVIFVLLLPTLLCLIWFSAFGGTAIHQFLTGGYTGVTENVETYTYELALFKMFEGLPWTTLLSCVGMTLTIVFFVTSSDSGSLIIDIIAAGGKVDAPIPQRVFWCTAEGLVAIALLLGGGLKALQAASLATGFPFAIVLLGMGVCVWIGLSKEARQS, encoded by the coding sequence ATGCACGAAGAAGGACAACAACCACAATACATGCAGGAAAGAGAGTACAAGAAGTTATTCGGTTTAGAGATTTATCTCACACCTGTATTTGTTATTTCCAGTATCGCTATCATTGTTTTTATCATAGGTTCTCTCATTTTCCAAGAGGGTGCAACAAAACTTTTTGGAGATCTCAGAGTCTGGCTCACCACAAACCTCGATTGGCTGTTCATGATTACCGCCAATTTAGTCTTTCTCTTTTGTCTGGTTGTGGCATTCTCGCCACTCGGTAAAGTGCGTCTCGGCGGTGCAGATGCGAAGCCTGAATATTCCTACTTAACATGGCTTGCTATGCTTTTTGCTGCAGGCGTGGGTATTGGGCTTCTCTTCTTTGGCGTGTCGGAGCCGGTTACCTATTTTCAGGGTGGTAGTTATTCGCCGCTGGGGACAGAAACGGTTTATGACCCAAAGACGGTCTATACTGCTGAAAATGTCCCAGACGCTGAGGATCCCAAGGTTCAAACGGCGGCTTCCTTGGGGATAGCGACGACGGTCTTCCACTGGGGTTTACAAGGGTGGGCGATCTACGGTGTCGTAGGACTTGCTCTCGCATTTTTCGCCTACAATCGGGGTTTGCCGCTCCTCATCCGATCCGCTTTTTATCCGATATTTGGTGACCGGATATGGGGGTGGCCCGGGCACATCATTGATATCCTCGCCATATTCGCAGGTATCTTTGGACTCGCAACTTCTCTCGGTTTGGGGGTACAACAGGTAACCTCCGGACTTGACTATCTGTTTGGGATCCCGGCGAACAGTCTCACTATGGTCGTGCTGATTGTAATAATTACGGCCATCGCTCTGGTATCAGTAATGACTGGGATTAATGTCGGTATCAAACGTCTTAGTCAATTCAACATAATTCTTGCCTTTGTATTATTGGCGGCTGTTATCCTTCTGGGGCCAACGCTCTACATTCTTCGGACGCTTTTCTCTGGACTTGGCACCTATATTATGAAGATTGTGCCGCTCAGCAACTGGATTGGGCGTGAAGACACTGCCTTCTTCTACGATTGGACGACGTTCTACTGGGCATGGTGGATCGCTTGGGCACCGTTCATCGGTACATTTATTGCTCGCATTTCAAAGGGACGCACGGTTCGTGAGTTTGTAATCTTTGTCTTGCTTCTACCAACGTTGCTATGTTTGATATGGTTTAGTGCCTTTGGTGGCACTGCTATTCACCAGTTCCTCACTGGGGGTTACACGGGTGTAACCGAAAATGTTGAGACATATACTTACGAACTTGCCCTATTCAAAATGTTTGAAGGACTTCCGTGGACAACGCTGCTCTCTTGTGTCGGTATGACGTTAACGATCGTCTTTTTCGTTACTTCGTCGGACTCCGGTTCTTTGATTATTGACATCATCGCAGCGGGTGGCAAGGTTGACGCGCCGATACCGCAACGTGTGTTTTGGTGTACTGCGGAGGGATTAGTCGCTATTGCACTCTTACTTGGCGGAGGGCTAAAAGCGTTACAAGCTGCTTCCCTCGCGACAGGTTTTCCCTTCGCGATTGTGCTGTTGGGAATGGGAGTCTGTGTCTGGATCGGGCTTAGTAAGGAGGCACGTCAATCTTAA
- a CDS encoding acetyl-CoA carboxylase carboxyltransferase subunit alpha: MNTTELEFEKPLIELERHLAQLNAFSETHPELDLTDGITALKENADTLTKQTFQNLSRWDKVRLARHPQRPQASFYIDALLDEPVELHSDKLYGDDRALIGGFAWFDEQPIVYLAQQKGTNLQERQEMNFGYTHPEGYRKARRLMQLANKFNRPLICLVDTPGAHFDLRSEEYGQAMAIAENLAEMMTMRVPILVVIIGEGGSGGALAIAVGNRVLMMEYAVYCVAPPEACSGIVWKDKGEHAPEATEGYKPTAPDLLKLGIIDQVVREPLGGAHRNAEASVRNVKRAVRKHFTELMQMTPQQLIQQRYERYRHIGLYGKDTA; the protein is encoded by the coding sequence ATGAATACAACAGAATTAGAATTTGAGAAACCTCTTATTGAGTTGGAACGGCATCTTGCCCAATTAAATGCTTTTTCGGAAACGCACCCTGAGTTAGACCTCACGGATGGGATTACGGCACTAAAGGAGAATGCGGACACGCTCACAAAACAGACGTTCCAAAATTTAAGCCGCTGGGATAAAGTGCGGTTAGCAAGGCATCCGCAACGTCCGCAAGCCTCCTTCTATATTGACGCACTTCTTGATGAGCCTGTTGAACTCCACAGCGATAAACTCTACGGTGATGACCGCGCACTCATCGGGGGCTTCGCATGGTTCGACGAGCAACCTATCGTTTACCTCGCACAGCAGAAAGGCACGAATCTTCAAGAGCGGCAGGAAATGAATTTTGGTTACACACATCCAGAGGGCTACCGCAAGGCGAGACGGTTGATGCAGTTAGCAAATAAGTTCAACCGACCCTTAATTTGCCTTGTTGATACCCCTGGAGCGCATTTTGATCTCCGCTCCGAGGAGTATGGGCAGGCGATGGCGATCGCTGAAAATCTTGCGGAGATGATGACGATGCGTGTCCCAATTCTCGTCGTTATTATTGGCGAAGGTGGGAGTGGCGGGGCTTTGGCAATCGCAGTCGGAAACCGTGTTTTGATGATGGAATATGCCGTCTACTGTGTTGCGCCCCCCGAAGCCTGCAGTGGCATTGTGTGGAAGGACAAGGGCGAACATGCACCAGAGGCGACCGAAGGCTATAAACCTACCGCCCCAGATCTGCTTAAATTAGGGATCATTGACCAAGTTGTTCGTGAACCGCTCGGTGGTGCACATAGGAATGCAGAGGCTTCTGTACGCAACGTCAAACGTGCGGTGCGGAAACACTTCACCGAATTGATGCAGATGACCCCTCAACAACTCATCCAACAAAGATACGAACGTTACCGACACATCGGGCTTTATGGCAAAGATACTGCTTGA